The Desulfohalovibrio reitneri genome contains a region encoding:
- a CDS encoding histidine phosphatase family protein, with amino-acid sequence MQSTEFTLMRHARTHWNLEHRIQGQTDTILAPEGQKQAEAWANALRPGRYDRILASDLRRAVATAEAIRRRVGGALDFDSRLREQDWGEWVGLTLCRIVNDHRKEFQSQSRRGWDFTPPGGESRSRVLQRASEALRDAAERFSGQRILVVTHQGVIKCLLYHLVGHDMLPGGKKPLERDRLHRLRLDEDGFSLVSLNKEFVP; translated from the coding sequence ATGCAGAGCACAGAGTTCACCCTCATGCGCCACGCGCGCACCCATTGGAACCTGGAACACCGCATCCAGGGACAAACCGACACCATACTCGCCCCGGAAGGCCAGAAGCAAGCCGAGGCCTGGGCGAACGCCCTGCGGCCCGGGCGCTATGATCGTATCCTGGCCAGCGACCTCCGCCGGGCCGTGGCCACGGCGGAAGCCATCCGGCGGCGCGTCGGCGGCGCCCTCGACTTCGACTCACGCCTGCGGGAACAGGATTGGGGCGAGTGGGTTGGGCTGACCCTCTGCCGCATCGTCAACGACCATCGCAAGGAGTTCCAGAGCCAGTCGCGCAGGGGATGGGACTTCACCCCGCCCGGCGGAGAGAGTCGCTCGCGGGTACTTCAGCGAGCGTCCGAGGCTTTGCGGGATGCGGCAGAACGTTTTTCCGGCCAACGCATCCTGGTGGTCACGCATCAGGGGGTTATCAAGTGCCTGCTCTACCACCTGGTCGGGCACGACATGCTGCCCGGCGGGAAAAAGCCGTTGGAAAGGGACAGGCTGCACCGCCTTCGGCTGGACGAAGACGGCTTTTCCCTCGTATCCTTGAATAAGGAGTTCGTCCCGTGA